GTTTTCACCTTATCATCTGCATCAACTTGAATTACCTGATTACAGCTTTTCAATTAATGGACTGGAATATTATGGACAAATTTCATTCTTAAAAGCGGGCTTGTTTTATGCAAATCATATTACGACGGTTAGCCCAACGTATGCCAAAGAGATAACGCGCCCTGAATTTGGTTATGGACTTGAAGGTTTATTGCGTCAACGTACGGATGAACAGCGATTAAGTGGCATATTAAATGGCATAGATGAAGCGATTTGGGAGCCTGCAACGGATAACTTAATTACACGTCGCTATGATATAAACAGCCTCAATAAACGCCTAGAAAATAAAACAGCCTTACAGAAAAAATGCGGTTTACCTGTTAATAATAAAGCTCCTCTTTTTGCTGTTGTGAGCCGTTTAACATCACAAAAAGGGCTTGATTTAGTGATTGACGTATTACCTGATATTGTTGATCAAGGTGGCCAATTTGTGTTGTTAGGTACAGGTGATAGTCATCTTGAATCCGCATTTTTACATGCTCAACAACAATATCCGCAAAATGTAGCAGTTCATATTGGTTATGACGAAAGTTTTTCACACCAAGTCGTCGCGGGTGCTGATGTGATTATGGTGCCTAGTCGTTTTGAACCTTGTGGGTTAACTCAGTTATATGGTTTGAAATACGGCACACTTCCTTTAGTGAGGCACACCGGTGGATTAGCTGATACGGTGAATGATTGTTCATTAGAAAATCTAGCCCATCATAAAGCTACAGGTTTTGTTTTTCATGAAGCAACACCTGATGATTTGCGTCTTGCTATCAATCGAGCCTTTACTTTATGGGGTATGCCAAAACAATGGCAACAAGTTCAAACAGATGCCATGAACCAAACTATTTTTAGTTGGGAAACAGCGGCTAAGACATATGCAACGCTGTATCACCGTTTATAGACATGATGTCTATTTGACCTGTGGATCACCAAAAGAGATTTATAATGAAAAAGTTATGTGAATTTGATTATTTATCACCAGATAAGGATGTTGAATCGTTAAAGCGTTCTATTGTTTATAAACTGATGTTTATTGTTGGTACTTCCCCTAAATACGCCACACCAACAGATTGGTTAAATGCAACTTCCTACGCTATACGAGACCGTTTAGTTGAACGTTGGCTGAAATCAACCAAAGCGGAACTTTCACCGAAAGTAAAACAGGTTTATTACATTTCGATGGAATTTCTTATGGGGCGTTTTTTAACGAACGCAATGCTCTCTTTAGGGGTTTATAACGAAGTTAAAGAAGCATTAAAAGAATTAGGACTTGATCTTGAAAAGCAAATCGAACTTGAGCCAGATCCGGGTTTAGGTAACGGCGGTTTAGGTCGTTTAGCCGCGTGTTTTCTTGATTCTTGTGCCACATTAGGTTATCCAGTGACAGGCTATGGTATTCGCTATGAATATGGTATGTTCCGCCAGCAAATTCAAAATGGCGAACAACATGAAGTTGCGGATAACTGGCTTGAAAAAGGTAATCCTTGGGAATTCCCGCGCCATGATGTGCAATTTGAAGTGGATTTTGGCGGGCGTTTACAACAAGAAGGTGATAAAAGCTATTGGGTTGATACCTTAAATGTGCTGGCTCAACCTTATGACTCTATTGTTCCTGGTTATAACACACAAGCAACAGATACCATTAGGTTATGGTCTGCTAAAGCAAATGGTGCGTTTAATTTAGGTAAATTCAATAAAGGTGAATACCTAGAGGCTACAGAAGCCAAAGATCGCTCTGAAAATATCTCTCGTATTCTTTACCCTGATGATTCAACCACATCAGGTAAGATGTTGCGTTTACAGCAAGAATATTTTTTAGTCAGCGCCTCTATTCAAGATATTTTGCAACGTCATTATCATCTTCATCAACGCTTTGATAATTTAAAAGATTTTATTGCCATACACCTTAACGATACTCACCCTGTTCTTGCCATCCCTGAATTAATGCGTCAACTTATTGATAAACATGGGTTCAGTTGGGATGAAGCATGGGAACAAACAATCTGTATATTCTCATACACCAATCATACGTTAATGGGGGAAGCATTAGAAACATGGCCTGTTGATATGATAGGACGCTCACTTCCTCGCCATTTACAAATTATTTTCCAAATCAATGATAAATTCTTAAAGCAAGTTAGAGAACAATATCCTAATGATAACGACTTATTACGTCGCGTTTCTATTATTGATGAAGAAAATGGTCGCAATGTCCGTATGGCTTGGCTTGCGGTAATTATTAGCCAGCAAGTTAATGGGGTTTCTGAACTCCATAGCCAATTAATGGTGCAATCCTTATTTGCCGATTTTGCGATGATTTATCCCAAAAAATTCTGCAATATTACCAATGGT
This portion of the Proteus vulgaris genome encodes:
- the glgA gene encoding glycogen synthase GlgA produces the protein MNVLHCCSELFPLLKTGGLADVMGSLPLAQKKIGLDARVVIPAFPAIKDNIADLKLITNIDTFAGHISLLYGQYQGVDIYLIDAPHLYQRTGSPYHDEYQHAYSDNVFRFALLGWVASELSAGLDPLWHADIVHAHDWHAGLACAYLAVKHSSAKSVFTVHNLAYKGEFSPYHLHQLELPDYSFSINGLEYYGQISFLKAGLFYANHITTVSPTYAKEITRPEFGYGLEGLLRQRTDEQRLSGILNGIDEAIWEPATDNLITRRYDINSLNKRLENKTALQKKCGLPVNNKAPLFAVVSRLTSQKGLDLVIDVLPDIVDQGGQFVLLGTGDSHLESAFLHAQQQYPQNVAVHIGYDESFSHQVVAGADVIMVPSRFEPCGLTQLYGLKYGTLPLVRHTGGLADTVNDCSLENLAHHKATGFVFHEATPDDLRLAINRAFTLWGMPKQWQQVQTDAMNQTIFSWETAAKTYATLYHRL
- the glgP gene encoding glycogen/starch/alpha-glucan family phosphorylase, giving the protein MKKLCEFDYLSPDKDVESLKRSIVYKLMFIVGTSPKYATPTDWLNATSYAIRDRLVERWLKSTKAELSPKVKQVYYISMEFLMGRFLTNAMLSLGVYNEVKEALKELGLDLEKQIELEPDPGLGNGGLGRLAACFLDSCATLGYPVTGYGIRYEYGMFRQQIQNGEQHEVADNWLEKGNPWEFPRHDVQFEVDFGGRLQQEGDKSYWVDTLNVLAQPYDSIVPGYNTQATDTIRLWSAKANGAFNLGKFNKGEYLEATEAKDRSENISRILYPDDSTTSGKMLRLQQEYFLVSASIQDILQRHYHLHQRFDNLKDFIAIHLNDTHPVLAIPELMRQLIDKHGFSWDEAWEQTICIFSYTNHTLMGEALETWPVDMIGRSLPRHLQIIFQINDKFLKQVREQYPNDNDLLRRVSIIDEENGRNVRMAWLAVIISQQVNGVSELHSQLMVQSLFADFAMIYPKKFCNITNGITPRRWLALANPSLSQVIDKQIGTNWRTNLEQLGELMPLVKDKDFLHQLRDSKRLNKQNLANIIQQDLNITINPDALFDVQIKRIHEYKRQLLNVLGIITRYNRILQDPEKNWVPRVFIFGGKAASAYYNAKKIINLINDIAVKINNDERINDKLKVIFIPNYGVSLAQHIIPAADLSEQISLAGTEASGTGNMKFALNGALTIGTLDGANIEIGEHVGFENMFIFGHNAQEVTELRQRYSPRRYYDEDVELHTALNQIANGFFNPTYPDRYKSIFDSLIEFGDHYQVLADYRSYVDTQDSVDVLYQDEDAWLKKSALNICQMGYFSADRAVTEYMQRIWKASAITL